CTACACTGCCGCGAGGCTCTACGCGGACGAAAAGCCCGTGCCGCCAGAGATCCTCCGGAGCCTCCCCGACCCGGACCACCTGCCCAGGGACGGGGACTACCTCAGGTTCCTGGTGAAGCTCATAGAACACAACCACCGCTTCGGAACCGTCAGCTGCGCCTTCGAGTTCTGGGCCCTGAGGGAAGCCCTCTCGCGGAAGATGTGGATGCCGGAAGAGCCAAAAACCTGGAGGGGCAGGGGCTGTTTCGTGGGGGTCATGAGGGGAAAGGGGGACATCAACGACCTCAGAGGCGAGCTGAAGCTGTTCTGCCGGAACGGGTGGTGCCTCTTCTACTTCAGGGGGAGCGAAAAGAGGCTGAAAGAAAAGCTCAAAGAAAGAGGCCTTAGCCCTCCTTGAGTATCTTCTCAACATCAAACCCTTCCTCGTACTTCCTCAGCTTCCTCTCAAAGAACTCGATGAAGAGCTTGTAGCGCTTGGCCCTGTGCTTTGGACTTCCGCGGACGCTGTGGCCGTGAGGGCCTTTCTTGAAGACCGCTATGTAGGCCTCCTTGCCCATGTCCTTGAGCACGTTGTAGAACATCAGGCTCTGGTCGAGGGGACAGCGGTAGTCCTCCAGCGAGTGGATGAGGAGTATCGGCGCCTTGACGTTCTCCGCGTGGAAGAGCGGACTCAGCTTGCGGTAGTTCTCGTTTTTGAGCGGGTTCGGGCCTATAACCTCAAGGTCGTACCAGAGCCCAATGTCGGAGAATGCATAGCTAGTCAGCCAGTAGCTTATGCCGTTCTCGCTGATGCCGGCCTTGAAGAGGTCGCTCTGAGTCAGCGCCCAGTTGGTCATAAAGCCGCCGTAGCTTATGCCCGTTATGCCAACCCTATCCCTGTCCGCCTGGGGTTCGAGCCTGAAGAACTCCTCTATTCCGGCCATTATGTCCTCGAAATCCTCCAGACCGGTTCTCTCCAGAACGCGGAGCGCGAAGTCCTCGTCGTAGCCGTTGCTGCCGCGCGGGTTCACGAAGACTATGTAATACCCCCTGCTCGCCATGAGCTGCATCTCGTAAACAAACCTGTGCCCATACATGCCCTTGGGCCCGCCGTGAACGAAGACTATAACCGGAGCTTTTTCGTCCTCCTTGAGCTCGGGCGTAAGATACCAGCCGTCTATTTCAAGGTCTTTGCTCTTGAAGCGGAAGTGCCTCGGTTCGAAGGTCTTGAGCCGGTCGAATATCGGGCCGTTGTAGTCGGTGAGCTGCATCAGCTCGCCGTCGTAGAGGTAGAGCTCGGGAACGCGGGTGGCGGTCGCTATAAGCAGAACCGCCCTCCCATCGTGGACGTCGAAGCCGTAGACCCAGTGGTCACCGGCAACGATTCTCTCGGCCTTCCCGTCCCAGAGCCAGAGGTTCACCCTGCCGGCATCGGGGGTCAGGAAGTAGACCTTCCCCCCGTCCAGCTTGGCGTCGTAGACGTCCAGCGGGCCCTCGTAGACCGGTTTGAGCTCTCCGTCCCAGAGGTAGAGCCACCCGTGCTCACTGAGGTATCTCGACTCCCTCTTACCCCTAAGGAGAAGGACCGTCCCGTTGGAATCCACCGCCTCAAAAGAAACGCGCTCAAAAAGCTTCTCCTCTTCACCGTCCCTCCAGAGATAGATGTCATAGAACTTTGAGAGGGCAGGCTTGCTACCAATTCTGTGCGGGACGTTGACGACTATGGAATCGCCGTGCCAGATTCCGCTCGAAAACCGCGGCTTCTCGAACTGCTCGAGTATCTCCTCGCTTTCCGTATCGAGAATCCAGAAGGTAGTCTTCTCACCGTCGAAGAACCCCATGCTGTCGAACCAGACCGGAACATCGTCGTCGAAGACGAAATCCTCATCGTCGCGGCGCTTGAAGCCCACAACAAGGAGCCTTCTGGAGTCGTCGTTCCACTCCACAGAGCGGACGTTCTTGATGGTTAAAACCCTCTTGGCACTCAGAGTCTGAACGTCTGCCACCCATATCTCCGTTGCCTTCTTCTCCCCGTTGGGACGCGTGAAAGCGAGTTTCTTTCCATCCGGCGAGATCCTCGGCATGGAGGCGTTCTCGATGAAGCGCCTCGCCCCTGTCTCAAGATCCTCAACGACCACCGTGCTCTCGTATTTGTTGTCCTGTAGGTTGGCCTTGGTGAGAACGTAGGCGACGGAGCTCCCCCGCACCCTCGGGTCACCCAGGTACGCAAACCTAGAAAAGGTCTTCTCATCCCATTCGATGTTGCTCATAACGCTATCACCGGCCTATCATGGACACCAAAGTATATAAACTTAACTATCGTGCGCAGTAACAAACGCGAGAAGGTTTAAAAGGTCATCACCGATAGCGGGGGGTCAGGTGGAAGCATGAGGGAGGAGCAAGGGGTTGGAATCATACTCGGTCTGGGAATATTCATCTCCGTGGCATTCAGAACCTACGCAGGGGTGACAATAGCCGCCGTCGGGATACCCCTCTACCTCGCGTACGTCACCCGGCAGCAGAACATCCTGGCAAAGTCCAGGCTCTTCGACAGGGACCTCTTCCTGATGATGGCGATAGCCGTAGCCGTAATACTGGTCTTCGACTACTTCTGGGATCCAAGGATGGGCCTGATAGCGATGGCGGTGGCGATACCTCTCCTGGCCCTCTACGCAGACAGGCTAAAGTCTAGAAAGAAGGTCCAGAAGACCTGAGAGCTTTCCGGTTCTCTTATAGTTTCGTACCTCCTCCCTCATCTCCCCCAGGAATGCCCGGTCCACCCCGAATTTCTTCCGAACCCGGCGCGAGATGTGGTTGTCGTTCAGGAACACCATTGCCATCGCGGAGGTAAGGTTCTTCGGCTTCCTCCAGCCGGACTTTTCGAAATCTATCAGCCAGACCCTCTCGCCGACTATTACGTGCTTTCCCCCCTGAATTTGGCCGTGGTCGAGACCGAGCCTGTCGAGCAGGGCAGTTTTCTCAACTATCTCAAAGATGTGTCGCTTTTCGAGGTCCGCGTGGAAGATTATCTCTCCCTCTGCGAACTCCCGAACAAGATACTCAAGGCCCTCAAAGACGCCGTAAGCCACGAGCGGGGGGGTTATTCCGAATGGCTCCACCGCGCGGATAATTTCGGCCTCCCTGGCGAAGTTCTGCCTCGGGGAGTCCGGCCGCTGGAGCTTTATTATGACGTTTTTTTCATCCAACCGGGCGCAGAAGATGAGACTCGTGGTTCCCTTGGCGTAGGGTCGAATTTTCTCGAATCCAAGCGATTTCAGGCGGGAGTAAAACCGCCCCAATTGAGCTTCGCTTATCAAGTGGTCGAACATATGCCTCGATAAGCTTAAATACTCCGAAGATAAAATACTTTTGGTGATAGCCATGGTGACGGCTTTTATTTTGATGGTTACGGCCGCTGGAAAGGAAAGGGAAGTTATGGAGAAGCTTCTGGCCATGCCAGAGGTTAAGGAGGCTTACGTGGTCTACGGCGAATACGACCTTGTCGTAAAGGTCGAAACCGACACGCTCAAGGACCTTGACCAGTTCATAACCGAGAAGATAAGGAAAATGACCGAGATCCAGATGACCTCGACGATGATAGCCATCTGATCCTCTCGTTCTTCGTTCTTCCGTTCTCCATTATGCCAGCACCCCCTCTGAAGTCTCATCCTCCCAGAGCAGGGCAAAGCCCACGCTCAGAAGCACCATCGTGACGACAGGAGCTAAAAACCACCACCATCTGCCCGCGTAGAGGGCATTCTGGTTGAGGCCCTCCAGTATGAACGAACCCCAGTTGTCGCTTGGAATCATGTTGAAAAACCCGAGTATCGCCACGAGCGCGACCACTTTGGGGAACAGGAGGCTGAAGTGGCTCAGGGCGTAGGGAATCACCGGCTTTAGGATGTGCCTCCTGAGGATGTGGAGATCACCGGCCCCCAGGGCCCTCGCCGCGGCAACGTGCTCCTTGACCTTCTCCTGAACGACGAAGCCCCTCACGGCACTCCCGAACTTGCCCGCGAGCAGGAGGGCAAGTATCAGCGACAGGGTTTCCGTTTTTATTTCCCTGGTCATCGCTATGCCCGTCGTTGAGAATGAGAATATCATCAGCATCGCGAGGGGAAGGACGGGGAGCGCCCCCAGGGAGTTCAGCAGGCTCTCGAGAAGAATCGCCAGCCGGCTCCGATAGTAGCCGGCGAAGAGACCGAGGAGCAGGCCGATGATAATCACAAGGAGGGAGACCTCAAGCGACACGAGTAACGTGCTTCTACCGGCCAGGACGAAACCCACCCAGAGGTCGCGGCCGTAGGAGTCGGTGCCAAGGAGACCGTAGGAATCGCCAAAGACCGTGACGGCAACGGGGGAGGAGGATTCGACCTCAAGGGTGTACCTTCCCTCCAGAACCTCGCCGCCGTACCCCATGAAGAGAAGCTGGGTGGGCGTGAAGAGGGGCCTGCTCTCCGGGCCGTAGCCGAGGGACTCGGCAAAATCGTAAGCCCCCGTCGCGAGGGTGGGGTTGGAGTTGATGCTCGTCCTCTCGTCCACCTTCACCGGACCGAGAACCACGGAAAGGCCGTCGGGGCGGTGAATCACGAGCCTAACCGTCGAGTTACCCTCGATCATCACGTTTCCCGGAACGATGCCATCAACCGCGAAGGTCATTGAAAAATTCGTTCCAGCCGATTCAAGGGTTCTGAAGCCCGAAGAGAGCCAGATAGGCCTGGCGTTCCGGGGGTAGTCGTTCCAGTATGGCAGGTAGTTCCAGCTGGCGGCCTTTTCAGCGGGCACTATTACACCGACGGGAAGGACCGCGAGGAGCATCACCAGCAGTATCAGCGCGATTCCGGCTTTTTCCTTCCGGTCAAGCCTCAACGCCGCCACCTCCGGGAGCTAGAAGTTCCGACAGAACCGTAACAGCGAGGAGGATGAAGAAGTTCACCACCATAAAGACCGCCAGGGGGTAGAAGAAGACGTCCGGATCGAGGGTGTAGAGGTCGCCGGATATGCGGAAGCCCCACTGGAGCATCTTGCCGAGGCCGAAGAGGCCGAAGAAGGCATCGACCACGAGGGCGAGCGTCGAGACCTCGACGAAGTGCTGGAAGAGGAAGCCGAGGAAGGACGGCATGACCGCGCGGAGGACATGCCTCTCGACCCTGCGCTCCGGCAGTCCCATCGCCCTCTTGGCGCGCACGTACTCCTTCCCGAACTCATCCCTGAGGAGTATTACCAGGGCCTCGACGAACTCCCAGAGGGCGACGAGAACTATGGAAATCAACGGGAAGGCCATGTAGGCGAGGTTCCTGGTGAGGGAGATCGATGTGCCGAGGCCGTTTATCAGGTAGTTGGGGAGCGTGCTCATTATGATGAGGAGCGAGAAGAGCGCCGCCACCGCCCAGACGGGGAGGCCGTTGAAGACCCTGGCGAGAAAGCGGACGGTAGAGCGGAGGCGCCTTTTCCTGAGGGCGAGCTTCGCCAGCGGGAAGCCGATGAGGACTATCGCAACCTCCGCCAGGAGAATCAGCGCCAGCGTTCTGGCCACCATGAGCCTCCTGGGTACCGGGTAGTCGTAGTCCGGGTCGAAGAGGGCGTGGTGAAGCGTGTAGAGCCCCGCATGGAGGAGATTCATCGCGAGGGTTGGATAGTCCTTTGGGGCCACGAAACGCATGTAGTAGTCGTAGGGATCCATTCCCATGGCACTTGCGTTGGCCTCTATAACCGCCCGCTCCGCAGGGGGCAGCAGGCTGAAGTCCATGTCCGCCCGGTAGAACTGGTAATCCTTTATCCCGATGCCGGAGATGAGCGCCACTAGGAGAATGAGGAGGAGGTAATTGAGGAGGGCGCGGAAGATAGCTCGGCCCATGGGATCACCTCGCGAAAAATTGAAACAAAGGCTACCCGACGAGTTTGAGGAATATTTCCTCCAGGCTGGGTTCTTTCACCTGCATCGTCAGAATCTTCGCCCCCTGCGAAGCCACAAAATCATGCAACTCCTCCCTAACGTCCCTCGAAGCAACAACGCGGTACTTGTTCTCACCGAGCGGGGTCACGCTCAATTCCGCTGAACTCCAGTCCACCGGCCTGTTCGTTTCAATGACTATCGTGTAGCCCGCCTTCCTCAGGAACTCCCGCTTGATGTTCTCGATGCTATCCTCCAAGCGGAGTTTGCCCTTGACTATTACGCCAACGGTGTCGCAAACCTCTTCCACGTGCGCGAGGATGTGGCTTGAGAAGAACACCGTCTTTCCAGCCTTCCTCTGCTCCCTGATAATCTCCTTGAACTCTGCTATGCCCTTTGGATCCAACCCAGTCATCGGCTCATCAAGAATCAAAAGCTCCGGGTCGTTGATGAGCGCCTGGGCAAGGAGAAGCCTCTGACGCATTCCTTTGGAGAACTTGCCAACCTTTCTCCTCCTGGCTTCCTTCAAACCAACCAAGTCAAGGAGTTCGCTAATCCGCCTCTCTTTCTCAGCCCTCGGAATCCCGAAGGCGTCAGCGATAACCTCAAGAGTCTGCTCGGGAGTCAGAAAATCCCAGAGCGTGGCATGCTCGGGCATGTAACCGATTCTGGCTTTAGCCTTGACGAGCTTACCCTCATCAAACTTCCCGTCCCTGAAGACTTCCTCACCAAACAATTTAATCCTCCCTTCCTGAGGGAAGATGAGGCCGAGGGTGCTGAGGATCGTCGTGCTCTTACCAGCACCGTTGGGTCCAAGGAAGCCGTAAACCTGACCGGGCTTAACCTCAAGGTTAAGACCGTCCAAAGCCCTAACGTCCTTATAAACCTTAACAAGGTTCTCAACCCTAAGCATGATCATCACCTCAAATCCATCCTCCTGAACCTAAAGAGGGCCACTCCAAGGTAAACCGGAATAAGTCCAACTATCAGGGCAGTCTGGGCGGGATTGTTGGCCATGACTCGCTTAACCCCGCGGTACTCGACGGTGTACGTGCCGTCATCGTTGAAAGTGGTTCTGTCTATGTCAGTGAATATGTCGAGCATGAGCACCTGGGGGGCGTAGAAGAGGTACCTCAGGTGGTACTCCCTGTAAAGCTCCTTCAGGCGCTCGTGATAGGCCCTCAACTCGTCTTTCGAAAGCTTATCAAAGTCATCCCAGCCCTTAATCCCGAACTCTTCCTTGGCTTTGTCCTCCGCAAAGCCGTCCACCACCTGGGGCATGACGAGGCCGGTAACGAAGAACAGGACCAGGGCCAGTCCCAGGGCAGTGTTGGGGGAGCGCACGAAGGTGGAAATCAAAAGGCCAAGGGCGAGGAGCTGGAGCATGGTGAACAGGATTAACAGGTTCGAGAGAACCAGGTCACCGACGAGGGAGGCGGTGAGGGAGAGGCCGTAGTACTTCGTTATCGCGAAGGAGAGGAGGGTGGCGAAGGCCATGGCGACGACTACGCTGAGGGCCTGGCCGAGGAACTTGCCGAGCAGGTATGAAACCCTTCCAAGTGGCTTGCTGAGAACTACCCTCACCGTCCCGTCTTCAAGGTCCGAGTTCACCGAAGTCGCCCCGGCCATGAGGGCGTAGACGCCGATGAAGAGGAACGCGCTGACCGCTATGTAACCCACGACGCTCGTGATAAGGAGTTCCTGCGGATTTGTTGCCCCTTCGAGGTTGTCCTTTACTTCTCTAAAGGCCATGGCATATATCAGCAAAATCAAAACTAATATCAACCAGAACTTCTTCGTTCTGAGGCTTTTCTTCAACTCCAGCTCAAACCCCCACATTTTATCACCTCAGGTCGGCTTTCCTGAAGGTGAGCCACGCGATTGCAAGATAAACCACCGTAGGTATGACCAGCATCGCCAGGTTGCCGGGATAGTTGAGAATCTCAGCAAGGGACTTTGGCGGAAGGCCCCTCTTCGGAGAGACCGCCCTCTCAAGCACGGTGTAGTGCAGGTTAGGACTCGGCACGGGAAGGGAGTTCTTAGATAGGGCATCAAGGAAGGAATCCTCAGCCGAAGTTGATGCCACGGTAACGGAGATGGGAACGGCAAAGGCCAGCAGGAAGGCCAGAACCAGCGAGAGGAAAAGTGCCTTCCTGCCCCTCATGAAAACCGACAGAAGGTAGCTGAGGGCCAAATACTGGACGAGCGAGAGGAAAAGGAGGGAACCAAAGGCAAGGCCGAGTTCGAGGGTTCTACCTGAAGGAGAGCCGAGGTGCAGGGCGTAGGCAACGATAAGGGCCACGTAGAAAGTAGTTCCAATGAAGACCGCAAAGAGGTCACTCAGGAGCGTCCCGAGGAAGAAGTTCCTCCTTTTCAGGGGTTTGCTCAGCAAAACCCTCACGGTACCTTTCTCAACGGCCGAGCTTATCGAGACTGCCCCAAGAGGGAGGACTACGAAGGGCAGGAACACGCCATTCAAGGCCGAGATTAAGGCATTTAAAACACCGGGAACACCGAAGTTGGAGTGATAATCCCCAAGCATGCCCATGTTAAGGAAGGCCGTCAGGACGGCCAGGGCGAGGAAAGCAATGAAGCGCCTGCTCTGAAGGCTCAGCCCGAGGAAAACGCCGTAAAGCCCGCGGGGGGAGAAGGAAAAGCCGGGGACCGAGAATGACTCAGGGCCCCTCAGCTCCCTCCTCCGGAAGGCTTCCATCCCAACGAGCGAGAGTGCAACGCACAGAGCCAGGAGCTCCCCCACGGCGCGATAAGAGACCGAGAGGCTCTCCCCGATGGAAAGAGCTCTTTCAAGGTAAACCGTCGGAATGAACGAATAATCGGATTTTCCGAGGAGAAGGAGAACAACGAACGCCCCAAGCCCGAGGAAGACCCCAGAGTCGCGGGAGGTGGCGAAGGGAAGGAGGAGCAGGGCGACTCCGATTACACCAACCAGCGAGAGCGAGAGGGCAAGTGAGCCTATGAGGTAGTCTCTAACTTCGAAACCGTGAGCCAGCATCGCGAGCGCTCCCGAGAGTGCAATCCCTAGGGTGGAAATTAGGGCAAGCTTTAAGCCCTCAAGTACCCAGCTTAGGAAATAGCGCCTCCTCGTGAGGGGCTTTGAGAGGAGGAGCGTGACGTTGCCCCGCTCGAAGTCCGAGCCGAAGCGCGAGAGGAGCAGGATTAAGATGAGGGGAACCAGGAGGAACTTGAGAAAGCCGGGGAGCCACTTGGCGAGCAGGTCTGCTGTTATCAGGTAGCCAAGCCCTTCAGGAGATATATTGGGATAGTGGGTAGTGAACCTGGAAACGTCTATCTCGACCGCTATGGCCGGGAAGAGGGAGAGGAGGAAAAGCACCATTTTGTATAAGCCCACATCCTTGCCGCTTATTTCTGGCATTGGTATTACACCCCGTCGATATTTGAAGCTTGAGATTAAAAAGTTAAAAAGAGACTAACTTAGTTAGATATCAATTACCTGACAGTCAGGGTCTCCGCCCCAATCTACCCGACATCCTTGGTCTGGTGCACAAGTTTCTCCAAAGGCACACTCCACATTGCAAATGTCGAAGCCACAATTGTCAAAAAATACACACATTGGTTCAACTGGATTAGCTCTTTTATTCAGCTTCTTAAACACTCCCTATCACCTCCATTGGTTTTTGTGTTTTGGCCTCATTGGAGTCCTCAGCCCTCACCCCTATCTTAGGTGAGCGTGAAAAGACCTTATCTAAACACATCTACGAGCTTGAATCAACTACTTTGTTTAATCACTTCCCTCTGAGGCTTATGTCGAGGCTTATGGAGCTATCACCCTCGTTTCTGATGATGACCTTCCAAGAACCCTCTGGAAGCTTTACCATTGTCTCGACATCGGTGACGTTCGCTTGCTTGAAGAGCTCCTTTGAGCCGTCCGAAGAGATTATGAGCAGGGTGAACGGTGCGTTCCCAGAGACCTTTAGTTCCAAAGATGTCGGTCCATCGAAGGGGTAAACTAGCTTGGAACCCGGGCCAATTACTTTGCCTTTTGAGTACACAAAATTCTGAGTCCCTATGCATCCCAGCATCACAACACCAAACAACAGTACCGTCAGTATTGCCGGAAATTTCGTTGCTGATTGTTTCATAAGCTCACCCCCTTCAAAGTTAAAAATAAAAAGTGTCAAATATTATCTAGCAAACATGCGTCTATTCCACAGAGGTCAAAGACACAGCCATCAAGTCCACAGAGATCAAGACCTCCACAGGGTATATCAAGCACTATTGCACAAAATGCTGGTTCCTGACCGTTGCCTCCCTGACGGTTTAGTTTCCTGAACATTGCTTTCACCCTCACAGGTCAATGCCGCAGGAATTGTCCACCCCACAGATATCCAACCCACAGATGTTCCAGTCCCAGCAGAGGTCAAGACAAAATTCCGGCTCCACCGGGTTATCGCCGGCGTTCAGCTTCTTAAACACCTGCTATCACCTCCTTTGGTTTTTGTGTTTTGGCCTCATTGGAGTCCTCACCCCTCACCCCTCTCTGGGGTGAGCGTGAGAAGACCTTATTCAACCAATCCTCGTCAAGATTCGAGTAGAGCCAGGAACCCCACTTCACGAGAGCAAACATGTAAGAGCAGTGGAACTCGTCGGGAAGAAATACGTCGCCGTTGTAGTAGTGGTTGTTGTATATACAGCCACCGCCGCAGTAGGCTCTAATAGGACAGCTCGAACACTTCGGTCGCTTGTCCACAGTATGGTGCAGAATATTCTGAATGAACTCGTTCTCCCACTTGAAATCATCAACACGACCAACCACAAATTCTTCCATCCCGACGAATCTGTGGCAGGGATACATCTTACCGTCCGCCGAAACCCCAAAGTAGCTCCTGGCAACGCCGCATGGATAATGGCGGTAGGTGCCGGAGTAGATCATGTGAACCATCTCACGGAGCTTCGTGTAAACGATTCCCTTCTCTTTGTAGTGTTCAAGCTCGTCCTTCGCTATCTTTTCCAGGGCAGATTCAACGAGTTTAGCATGTTCATTGGTTAGTGGAGTATTGGTAGTCGCAGGCTCAAGATGAACGTTCCTAAACCCAAAATCAACGAAGAACCGGTAAATCTCATAGTACCTGCCGATCTGTTCGGGCAGAATAGTCGCGCGGACGCTAACCTTAACGCCGCGCTCAAGCATCTTCTTTGCATTCCTCGCGACAACGTCAAAGGTCGGATACCCGCCGCGCAGGGGCCTGTTATGATTTTGAATGTCTTTAGGACCATCAAAGCTTAGAGTCACCGTGAAGTTGTTCTCGAGGAAAAAGTCAATGACCTTGTCCGTGATAAGGTAGCCGTTGGTGGTTATGCTGAAAGTAACAACTTTATCGTGTTCCTTAGCTCTCTCTTTTGCATAGTGAACCAGCTCCCGAATCAGCGGAAAGTTCAACAAAGGTTCGCCACCGAAAAACTGAACATTAACGACCTTCTTTCCCTCTCTCATTAGCAAATCAATAGCCTTTTTACCAACTTCCGGGCTCATTCTGGTGTTGGGAGTGTGGTAAGTACCGCCATCACCATAACAGTAAACACAAGCAAAGTTGCAGTCTTCCATGACGTTAAGGGAGAGGGAAGAGATCTTGGATCTCATAAGGCCCAGGTAAGGCTTTATTGAAGGTTTAGCTTCAAAGAATACGTGACGGAGATCTTCATCGGATTTAATTTCAGCTATCAAATAATCCCAGTCGGATTCGGAGTACTTTCTTACAAAATGCTCTCTGGCGTCATCCCAACCGGATTCTACCACAAGCCTGCAGAAGTCGTAGGTTTTCTTATCAACCTCAAATAGCGTTCCTGTAGGTGAATGCAGAACAAAATACTTGCCAC
The DNA window shown above is from Thermococcus celericrescens and carries:
- a CDS encoding ABC transporter ATP-binding protein, whose protein sequence is MLRVENLVKVYKDVRALDGLNLEVKPGQVYGFLGPNGAGKSTTILSTLGLIFPQEGRIKLFGEEVFRDGKFDEGKLVKAKARIGYMPEHATLWDFLTPEQTLEVIADAFGIPRAEKERRISELLDLVGLKEARRRKVGKFSKGMRQRLLLAQALINDPELLILDEPMTGLDPKGIAEFKEIIREQRKAGKTVFFSSHILAHVEEVCDTVGVIVKGKLRLEDSIENIKREFLRKAGYTIVIETNRPVDWSSAELSVTPLGENKYRVVASRDVREELHDFVASQGAKILTMQVKEPSLEEIFLKLVG
- a CDS encoding radical SAM/SPASM domain-containing protein; protein product: MSGNVRPELHIFHVGGKYFVLHSPTGTLFEVDKKTYDFCRLVVESGWDDAREHFVRKYSESDWDYLIAEIKSDEDLRHVFFEAKPSIKPYLGLMRSKISSLSLNVMEDCNFACVYCYGDGGTYHTPNTRMSPEVGKKAIDLLMREGKKVVNVQFFGGEPLLNFPLIRELVHYAKERAKEHDKVVTFSITTNGYLITDKVIDFFLENNFTVTLSFDGPKDIQNHNRPLRGGYPTFDVVARNAKKMLERGVKVSVRATILPEQIGRYYEIYRFFVDFGFRNVHLEPATTNTPLTNEHAKLVESALEKIAKDELEHYKEKGIVYTKLREMVHMIYSGTYRHYPCGVARSYFGVSADGKMYPCHRFVGMEEFVVGRVDDFKWENEFIQNILHHTVDKRPKCSSCPIRAYCGGGCIYNNHYYNGDVFLPDEFHCSYMFALVKWGSWLYSNLDEDWLNKVFSRSPQRGVRGEDSNEAKTQKPKEVIAGV
- a CDS encoding Lrp/AsnC family transcriptional regulator, with translation MVTAFILMVTAAGKEREVMEKLLAMPEVKEAYVVYGEYDLVVKVETDTLKDLDQFITEKIRKMTEIQMTSTMIAI
- a CDS encoding ABC transporter permease subunit; this encodes MGRAIFRALLNYLLLILLVALISGIGIKDYQFYRADMDFSLLPPAERAVIEANASAMGMDPYDYYMRFVAPKDYPTLAMNLLHAGLYTLHHALFDPDYDYPVPRRLMVARTLALILLAEVAIVLIGFPLAKLALRKRRLRSTVRFLARVFNGLPVWAVAALFSLLIIMSTLPNYLINGLGTSISLTRNLAYMAFPLISIVLVALWEFVEALVILLRDEFGKEYVRAKRAMGLPERRVERHVLRAVMPSFLGFLFQHFVEVSTLALVVDAFFGLFGLGKMLQWGFRISGDLYTLDPDVFFYPLAVFMVVNFFILLAVTVLSELLAPGGGGVEA
- a CDS encoding S9 family peptidase encodes the protein MSNIEWDEKTFSRFAYLGDPRVRGSSVAYVLTKANLQDNKYESTVVVEDLETGARRFIENASMPRISPDGKKLAFTRPNGEKKATEIWVADVQTLSAKRVLTIKNVRSVEWNDDSRRLLVVGFKRRDDEDFVFDDDVPVWFDSMGFFDGEKTTFWILDTESEEILEQFEKPRFSSGIWHGDSIVVNVPHRIGSKPALSKFYDIYLWRDGEEEKLFERVSFEAVDSNGTVLLLRGKRESRYLSEHGWLYLWDGELKPVYEGPLDVYDAKLDGGKVYFLTPDAGRVNLWLWDGKAERIVAGDHWVYGFDVHDGRAVLLIATATRVPELYLYDGELMQLTDYNGPIFDRLKTFEPRHFRFKSKDLEIDGWYLTPELKEDEKAPVIVFVHGGPKGMYGHRFVYEMQLMASRGYYIVFVNPRGSNGYDEDFALRVLERTGLEDFEDIMAGIEEFFRLEPQADRDRVGITGISYGGFMTNWALTQSDLFKAGISENGISYWLTSYAFSDIGLWYDLEVIGPNPLKNENYRKLSPLFHAENVKAPILLIHSLEDYRCPLDQSLMFYNVLKDMGKEAYIAVFKKGPHGHSVRGSPKHRAKRYKLFIEFFERKLRKYEEGFDVEKILKEG
- a CDS encoding ABC transporter permease gives rise to the protein MWGFELELKKSLRTKKFWLILVLILLIYAMAFREVKDNLEGATNPQELLITSVVGYIAVSAFLFIGVYALMAGATSVNSDLEDGTVRVVLSKPLGRVSYLLGKFLGQALSVVVAMAFATLLSFAITKYYGLSLTASLVGDLVLSNLLILFTMLQLLALGLLISTFVRSPNTALGLALVLFFVTGLVMPQVVDGFAEDKAKEEFGIKGWDDFDKLSKDELRAYHERLKELYREYHLRYLFYAPQVLMLDIFTDIDRTTFNDDGTYTVEYRGVKRVMANNPAQTALIVGLIPVYLGVALFRFRRMDLR
- a CDS encoding ABC transporter permease subunit — encoded protein: MPEISGKDVGLYKMVLFLLSLFPAIAVEIDVSRFTTHYPNISPEGLGYLITADLLAKWLPGFLKFLLVPLILILLLSRFGSDFERGNVTLLLSKPLTRRRYFLSWVLEGLKLALISTLGIALSGALAMLAHGFEVRDYLIGSLALSLSLVGVIGVALLLLPFATSRDSGVFLGLGAFVVLLLLGKSDYSFIPTVYLERALSIGESLSVSYRAVGELLALCVALSLVGMEAFRRRELRGPESFSVPGFSFSPRGLYGVFLGLSLQSRRFIAFLALAVLTAFLNMGMLGDYHSNFGVPGVLNALISALNGVFLPFVVLPLGAVSISSAVEKGTVRVLLSKPLKRRNFFLGTLLSDLFAVFIGTTFYVALIVAYALHLGSPSGRTLELGLAFGSLLFLSLVQYLALSYLLSVFMRGRKALFLSLVLAFLLAFAVPISVTVASTSAEDSFLDALSKNSLPVPSPNLHYTVLERAVSPKRGLPPKSLAEILNYPGNLAMLVIPTVVYLAIAWLTFRKADLR
- a CDS encoding ABC transporter permease subunit, yielding MRLDRKEKAGIALILLVMLLAVLPVGVIVPAEKAASWNYLPYWNDYPRNARPIWLSSGFRTLESAGTNFSMTFAVDGIVPGNVMIEGNSTVRLVIHRPDGLSVVLGPVKVDERTSINSNPTLATGAYDFAESLGYGPESRPLFTPTQLLFMGYGGEVLEGRYTLEVESSSPVAVTVFGDSYGLLGTDSYGRDLWVGFVLAGRSTLLVSLEVSLLVIIIGLLLGLFAGYYRSRLAILLESLLNSLGALPVLPLAMLMIFSFSTTGIAMTREIKTETLSLILALLLAGKFGSAVRGFVVQEKVKEHVAAARALGAGDLHILRRHILKPVIPYALSHFSLLFPKVVALVAILGFFNMIPSDNWGSFILEGLNQNALYAGRWWWFLAPVVTMVLLSVGFALLWEDETSEGVLA